From Lycium ferocissimum isolate CSIRO_LF1 chromosome 12, AGI_CSIRO_Lferr_CH_V1, whole genome shotgun sequence, one genomic window encodes:
- the LOC132039416 gene encoding uncharacterized mitochondrial protein AtMg00810-like — MKDLGELKDFLGIEFARSEQGITMHQRKYALEVISKSRMSAARPAITPIDTNIKLTTKQYDEHIEVKDGVKASGDPLADQETYQRLIRKLLYLTVTRPDIAFAVQTLSQFLQQPKKTHMDAALRIVKYIKQSPGHGLLLSSIYTNSVTAYCDADWAACLLTGKSVTGYMVKVGNSVVSWKSKKQTTVSISSAESEYRSLATTVAELA, encoded by the coding sequence ATGAAGGATCTGGGAGAACTCAAGGATTTTTTAGGTATAGAATTTGCAAGATCTGAACAAGGTATAACCATGCATCAAAGGAAATATGCTCTAGAAGTTATATCTAAATCAAGGATGTCAGCTGCAAGGCCAGCAATTACTCCAATTGATACCAATATTAAACTGACTACAAAGCAGTATGATGAGCACATTGAAGTCAAGGATGGAGTTAAGGCAAGTGGGGATCCTCTAGCTGATCAAGAAACTTATCAAAGGTTAATTCGAAAGCTGTTGTACCTAACAGTGACTAGACCAGACATAGCATTTGCAGTTCAAACTTTGAGTCAATTTTTACAACAACCTAAGAAGACTCATATGGATGCAGCTTTGAGGATTGTCAAGTACATCAAACAAAGTCCAGGACATGGCTTGCTTCTATCCAGCATCTACACGAACAGTGTCACAGCCTATTGTGATGCAGACTGGGCAGCATGCTTACTAACCGGAAAATCTGTTACTGGATATATGGTCAAAGTTGGGAATTCCGTAGTCTCTTGGAAATCAAAAAAACAAACTACAGTATCAATTAGTTCAGCTGAATCTGAGTATAGAAGCCTAGCTACTACTGTTGCAGAATTAGCATGA